The proteins below come from a single Argentina anserina chromosome 1, drPotAnse1.1, whole genome shotgun sequence genomic window:
- the LOC126783686 gene encoding nuclear pore complex protein NUP205 isoform X2 encodes MTPKQLLSVIESALLGPLPPSPSRRVELMHAIRASLPSLQSLLSYPPPKPADRAQVQSKEVRLPNGPPILLDDQDVQIALKLSDDLHLNEIDCVRLIVSANQEWGLMGREPLEILRLTTGLWYTERRDLLTALYTLLRAVVLDQGLEPDVVSDIQKYLENLINDGLRQRLISLIKELNREEPAGLGGPHSERYVLDSRGALVVRQAVVSRERLILGHCLVLSILVVRTSPKDVKDMFIVYKDSASELSGTNDTIKRQITFSLLFSLVIGFVSDALSAAPDKASVLSGDASFRHEFHEIVMAAGNDPNVEGLVGTIRLSWAVHLMLIQDALTGRDAISSVSSSDLSYLQSCLEVVFSKNVFQFILDKVLKTAAYENDDEDIGYMYNAYLHKLITCFLSHPLARDKVKESKERAMNTLSPYRLVGSHDFSHGSNQTSQASENGSLPFISLLEFVSGIYQKEPELLSGNDVLWTFVNFAGEDHTNFQTLVAFLNMLSTLASSQEGAAKVFELLQGKVFRSVGWSTLFDSLSIYDEKFKQSLQTAGAMLPELPEGDAKALVAYLNVLQKVVENGNPLERKNWFPDIEPLFKLLGYENVPPYLKGALRNAITMFVYVSPALKDTVWSYLEQYDLPVVVGSHVGKSAQPMAAQVYDMQFELNEIETRREQYPSTISFLNLLNALISEERDLSDRGRRFIGIFRFIYDHVFRPFPQRAYADPCEKWQLVVACLQHFQMMLSLYDVSEEDIDGGIDQSQISTATQSSLQMQLPILELLKDFMSGKSVFRNIMGILLPGVNTIITERANQVYGKLLEKALQLSLEIIILVLEKDLLLSDYWRPLFQPLDVILSQDHNQIVALLEYVRYDYQPQIQQCSVKIMSILSSRMIGLVQLLVKSNAASCLIEDYAACLEVRSEESQAVENTSDDPGVLILQLLIDNVSRPAPNITHLLLNFDLDSPIERSMLQPKFHYSCLKVILEILEKLSKPDVNMLLHEFGFQLLYKLCVDPLTCDPTMDLLSSKKYQFFVKHLDTIGVSPLPKRKNNQALRVSSLHQRAWLLKLLAIELHVGDINKSTHLETFRSILGHLFGQETLEIGFDHLTKSYLSSPQDGVEHAGAQTVRKSKVLELLEVVQFRSPNTNMKLSEIVSNSKYDLLAEDVVCNPTTSGKSGVHYYTERGDRLIDLASFRDKLWQKFNAVYPHLSNIGSEAELNDAKETIQQLLRWGWKNNKNVEEQAAQLHMLTAWSQIIEISASRRISSLGHQSELLYQILVASLTASASPDCSLKMAFLLCQVALTCMAKLRDERFSFPGGFSSDNQACLDIIMAKQLPNAACNSVLFRLILSILRHESSEALRRRQYALLLSYFQYCQHMLDPEIPSTVLQFLLLDEQEGEDLDLQKINREQADLARANFTTLRKEAQSILDLVIKDATHGSELGKTMSLYVLDAIICVDHERFFLGQLQSRGFLRSCLTNISSLSYQDGAHSRESMQRAQTLEAELALLLRISHKYGKSGAQVIFSMGALEHVASCKAVNFFGSLRWVDTKNQRDVSVDMKKQRMIVTPILRLVVSLLSLVHTSEFYEVKNKVVREVIDFVKGHRSLFDHVLREDVSQADELMMEQMNLVVGILSKVWPYEESDESGFVQGLFSLMHALFSRDSETLSSAQSVGFAENHRKTELNLFRICFSLSTYLYFLVTKKSFRLQVSDMPPDYNAAVSSQQPTLSLLGSFLTYLTSALERAAEEKSLLLNRIRDINEVSRQDIDEIINMYARHVSVSSSDNIQKRRYIAMVEMCNVVGNRDQLITILLPLVEHVLNVFLSHFQDSSLAFDPPRTFKAITYGTNSGPVQDMSSLCDNLVSTLERLELLSEDKIGHNLKVFRRLVTSLKEFTIQKLSS; translated from the exons ATGACGCCGAAGCAGCTCCTCTCCGTAATCGAATCGGCTCTACTCGGCCCGCTGCCGCCGAGCCCGTCGCGGAGAGTGGAGCTCATGCACGCTATCCGAGCCTCTCTCCCGTCGCTCCAGTCCCTCCTCTCATATCCG CCTCCGAAGCCGGCGGACCGAGCTCAGGTTCAGTCCAAGGAAGTCAGGCTTCCCAATGGGCCGCCGATTTTGCTTGATGATCAGGATGTCCAGATT GCTTTGAAGTTAAGTGACGACCTTCATCTCAATGAGATTGATTGTGTACGCTTGATCGTCTCTGCAAATCAAGAG TGGGGCTTAATGGGAAGGGAGCCACTAGAAATTTTACGCCTTACAACAGGGCTCTGGTACACGGAGAGAAGAGATCTATTAACAGCTCTCTATACACTTTTGAGG GCTGTTGTGCTTGATCAGGGACTTGAACCTGACGTTGTATCTgacatccaaaaatatttgGAAAATCTAATCAACGATGGGCTTCGACAGAGGTTGATTTCTCTTATAAAG GAACTTAATAGAGAAGAACCAGCTGGCCTGGGTGGGCCTCATTCTGAACGTTATGTTCTCGACTCTAGAGGTGCGCTTGTTGTACGACAAGCTGTGGTGTCTCGGGAAAGGCTCATACTTGGACATTGCCTTGTTCTTTCTATTCTTGTTGTACGGACAA GTCCCAAGGATGTGAAGGATATGTTTATCGTTTACAAAGATAGTGCTTCTGAACTTAGTGGGACTAATGACACCATAAAACGCCAG ATCACATTCagtcttcttttttctctcgTGATTGGTTTTGTATCAGACGCTCTGAGTGCAGCACCTGATAAAGCATCTGTCTTGTCCGGGGATGCCTCTTTCAGACATGAATTTCACGAAATC GTAATGGCAGCCGGAAATGATCCTAATGTTGAGGGCTTGGTCGGTACTATAAGGCTTTCTTGGGCTGTACACTTGATGCTAATACAAGATGCTCTTACTGGAAGGGATGCTATATCAAGTGTTTCATCGAGCGATTTGAGTTATCTACAGTCATGCTTAGAAGTAGTTTTTTCCAAGAATGTTTTCCAGTTTATATTAGATAAAGTTCTTAAAACGGCAGCATATGAG AATGATGACGAGGATATAGGCTATATGTACAATGCCTATCTTCACAAGTTGATCACCTGCTTCTTATCTCACCCACTTGCCAGAGACAAG GTTAAAGAATCAAAGGAGAGGGCTATGAATACACTTAGTCCATACCGCCTGGTTGGATCACATGATTTTTCCCATGGTAGTAACCAAACTTCACAAGCCTCTGAAAATGGCTCTCTGCCATTCATCTCTCTTTTGGAGTTTGTGAGTGGAATTTATCAG AAGGAACCAGAGCTGTTGTCTGGCAATGACGTTTTATGGACATTTGTGAACTTTGCTGGAGAGGACCATACAAATTTTCAAACCCTTGTGGCTTTCTTGAATATGCTGAGTACCTTG GCttctagtcaagaaggagctGCGAAGGTTTTTGAGTTACTTCAGGGCAAAGTGTTTCGTTCTGTTGGGTGGAGCACTTTGTTTGATAGCTTATCAATTTATGACGAGAAATTCAAACAGTCTCTTCAAACGGCTGGTGCCATGTTACCAGAACTCCCAGAGGGTGATGCAAAAGCACTTGTTGCTTATTTGAATGTCCTACAAAAG GTTGTGGAAAATGGAAATCCCCTTGAACGAAAGAATTGGTTTCCTGATATCGAGCCTTTGTTCAAGCTTCTTGGTTATGAGAACGTGCCTCCTTATTTAAAG GGTGCCTTGCGTAATGCAATAACAATGTTTGTGTATGTGTCTCCTGCCCTAAAAGATACAGTCTGGAGTTATCTTGAGCAGTATGATCTCCCTGTGGTTGTTGGATCCCATGTTGGGAAGAGTGCACAACCCATGGCTGCACAG GTATATGATATGCAATTCGAGCTCAATGAAATAGAAACAAGGAGAGAGCAATATCCTTCAACAATATCTTTCCTTAACCTGCTAAATGCTCTTATATCTGAAGAAAGAGACTTAAGTGATAGAGGGCGCAG ATTCATTGGAATTTTCAGGTTCATTTATGATCATGTTTTTAGGCCATTCCCTCAAAGAGCCTATGCTGATCCTTGTGAAAAATGGCAATTGGTTGTTGCATGCCTTCAGCACTTTCAGAT GATGTTGAGTCTGTATGACGTCAGTGAAGAAGATATTGATGGTGGCATTGATCAATCTCAGATTTCAACAGCAACACAATCTTCACTCCAGATGCAGCTACCAATTCTAGAATTGCTAAAA GACTTCATGAGTGGAAAATCTGTTTTCCGGAACATCATGGGTATCCTTTTGCCAGGTGTCAATACCATTATTACTGAACGGGCAAATCAAGTGTACGGGAAACTCTTAGAGAAGGCTCTGCAGCTCTCACTGGAGATAATAATCCTTGTCTTGGAGAAGGATTTGCTTCTTTCTGATTACTGGCGTCCTCTTTTCCAG CCTCTGGATGTTATACTCTCTCAAGATCATAATCAAATTGTAGCTTTGTTGGAATATGTCAGATATGATTATCAACCACAGATTCAGCAGTGCTCTGTCAAAATCATGAGTATATTAAG TTCTCGCATGATTGGGCTTGTGCAGTTACTGGTAAAGTCAAATGCTGCAAGCTGTTTGATTGAGGATTATGCAGCCTGCCTAGAAGTACGATCAGAAGAGTCTCAGGCTGTAGAGAACACTAGTGATGATCCAGGTGTACTGATATTGCAG CTTCTAATTGACAATGTCAGTCGGCCAGCTCCCAATATTACCCATTTGCTACTAAATTTTGATCTTGACAGTCCTATTGAGCGTTCTATGCTACAACCAAAATTTCATTACAG TTGCTTGAAGGTTATCCTTGAGATCTTGGAGAAGCTTTCAAAGCCTGATGTAAATATGCTACTTCATGAGTTTGGATTTCAG CTCCTATATAAACTGTGCGTGGATCCACTAACATGTGATCCTACGATGGATCTGTTGAGTAGTAAAAAGTATCAGTTTTTTGTAAAG CACCTAGATACCATTGGGGTTTCCCCACTGCCCAAAAGGAAGAACAACCAGGCCCTACGCGTCAGTTCCCTTCATCAG AGAGCTTGGCTGCTAAAACTATTGGCAATTGAACTTCATGTTGGCGATATCAATAAATCCACTCACCTAGAAACATTTCGTAGTATCCTTGGGCATCTTTTTGGGCAGGAAACTCTGGAAATTGGATTTGATCACCTCACCAAGTCTTATTTGTCTTCTCCTCAAGATGGTGTTGAGCATGCTGGAGCTCAAACTGTTAGGAAGAGTAAG GTGTTGGAATTGCTTGAAGTGGTTCAGTTTAGATCCCCGAATACAAACATGAAGCTTTCTGAGATTGTTTccaattcgaaatatgattTGTTG GCAGAGGATGTTGTTTGTAATCCTACAACTTCTGGAAAGAGTGGTGTCCATTACTATACGGAGCGTGGTGATAGATTAATAGACCTTGCCTCATTCCGTGATAAACTTTGGCAG AAATTCAATGCTGTTTACCCTCACTTGAGTAACATTGGGAGTGAAGCAGAGCTGAACGATGCAAAAGAAACAATACAACAATTATTGAGATGGGGATGGAAGAACAATAAGAATGTTGAGGAGCAAGCTGCTCAACTTCATATGTTAACTGCCTGGTCACAAATTATTGAG ATCTCTGCTTCCCGAAGAATATCATCACTCGGTCATCAATCTGAACTTCTATATCA AATTCTTGTAGCGTCTCTGACCGCTTCTGCTTCTCCAGACTGTTCATTGAAGATGGCATTTTTGTTGTGTCAA GTTGCACTGACATGCATGGCAAAGTTACGAGATGAAAGATTTTCATTCCCTGGTGGCTTTAGTTCTGATAATCAGGCATGTCTTGATATAATCATGGCAAAACAATTACCAAACGCAGCTTGTAATTCAGTCCTGTTTAGGCTCATATTGTCAATTCTTAGACACGaatcatcagaagccttaaggAGACG GCAATATGCACTGCTCCTTAGCTATTTTCAATATTGTCAACATATGCTTGATCCGGAAATCCCATCAACAGTTCTGCAATTTTTGTTGCTTGATGAGCAAGAGGGCGAAGATCTGGATCTCCAGAAG ATCAATCGAGAACAAGCAGACCTTGCTCGTGCTAACTTCACTACCTTAAGAAAAGAAGCTCAATCTATTTTAGATTTG GTAATAAAAGATGCTACTCATGGAAGTGAACTTGGGAAAACAATGTCACTTTATGTTCTGGATGCAATCATCTGTGTAGATCATGAGAGATTTTTCCTGGGCCAACTTCAAAGCAGGGGTTTTCTAAGATCTTGTCTTACAAACATCAGCAGCTTGTCTTATCAG GATGGTGCACATTCTCGAGAATCAATGCAGCGAGCGCAAACTCTGGAGGCTGAACTTGCTTTGCTTTTGAGAATAAGCCACAAGTATGGGAAATCTGGAGCTCAGGTTATCTTCTCAATGGGAGCTTTGGAGCATGTTGCTTCATGCAAGGCAGTCAACTTCTTC GGAAGTTTGCGATGGGTTGACACTAAGAATCAAAGAGATGTTTCTGTGGATATGAAGAAGCAAAGGATGATTGTAACTCCTATTCTCAGATTGGTGGTTTCTCTGTTGTCTTTAGTTCATACATCTGAATTTTATGAG GTGAAGAATAAAGTTGTTCGTGAAGTCATAGATTTTGTCAAGGGGCATCGATCACTTTTTGATCATGTTCTTCGGGAAGATGTTTCCCAAGCTGATGAGTTGATGATGGAGCAGATGAACCTTGTTGTTGGTATACTAAGCAAG GTTTGGCCATATGAAGAGAGTGATGAATCTGGCTTTGTTCAAGGGCTTTTTTCTTTGATGCATGCTCTTTTCTCCCGTGACAGTGAGACTTTGAGTTCTGCTCAATCAGTTGGATTTGCTGAG AATCACAGGAAGACAGAGCTTAACTTATTTCGGATATGCTTCAGCCTCAGCACATATCTATATTTTCTTGTCACAAAAAAGTCCTTCAGACTGCAG GTCTCAGACATGCCTCCTGACTACAATGCGGCTGTTTCCTCGCAACAGCCGACATTGAGTTTGCTGGGGTCTTTCCTCACATATTTAACAAGTGCTCTTGAAAGAGCTGCTGAGGAAAAATCCTTACTTCTTAATAGG ATTCGAGACATAAATGAAGTATCAAGACAGGATATCgatgaaataatcaatatgTATGCTCGGCATGTATCAGTCTCATCATCAGACAATATACAGAAAAG GAGGTATATTGCGATGGTGGAAATGTGCAACGTTGTCGGGAATAGAGATCAGTTAATAACTATATTACTTCCACTAGTGGAACATGTGCTGAATGTCTTCCTAAGTCATTTTCAGGACAG CTCTTTGGCATTTGATCCCCCTCGTACTTTCAAGGCAATTACATATGGTACCAATTCTGGGCCCGTACAAGACATGTCTTCGTTGTGCGACAATCTTGTTTCAACTTTAGAAAGACTTGAGTTACTTAGTGAG GACAAAATAGGCCACAATCTTAAAGTCTTTCGAAGATTAGTGACTTCGCTCAAGGAATTTACGATCCAGAAGTTGTCTTCATGA